A stretch of Imperialibacter roseus DNA encodes these proteins:
- a CDS encoding DUF5689 domain-containing protein — translation MKTHFFKSFFYAVAIGATLFGCSKDDDQEPGPVAVSVEFLNTTHNIAEVGDSVQVVVALSADAPTDGTVFVKLFGDAVYGEDFVTKPAAVNGVVRMDFQEVMRTNIFTVHRLKNDNKRDESTITLTVANVSQGYLIGSKATSNVKLLELPEEPAGARINFEDVFLHLSEYEVNGYAVNLKLTNPLTEKETVTLVIDAPNGRNYGTHFTTAPAAVQNMIEIEVLPGASAVQFIIFPADDALVLGTYEMTFSIDATTGRLEKGEILQLAVRIEENDEEQAVEVHSIAELRDYFDEFDGEFWMSTDYLIEGVITSADNVIDDKTAYIQDETGGIMLRFTGRNFLKTGDRVRINLVNGSGNNFNGQKGIANVHDMLGVVLQHNQTVAPEVITFDQLYSGNYEGKRVTITGVKFRDADGAKAFNGTWAIVSEASGAYVNTYPRASFSHFKLPEGTVTVTGIVGDWGRILPQDLQDILR, via the coding sequence ATGAAAACTCATTTTTTCAAATCATTTTTTTATGCTGTTGCCATTGGTGCAACGCTGTTTGGCTGTTCCAAAGACGACGATCAGGAACCAGGTCCGGTAGCCGTGTCAGTCGAATTTTTAAACACTACCCACAATATTGCTGAGGTAGGCGATTCCGTGCAGGTGGTAGTGGCTTTAAGCGCTGATGCGCCAACCGACGGCACTGTTTTTGTCAAATTATTTGGCGATGCGGTGTATGGTGAGGACTTCGTTACTAAGCCAGCGGCAGTGAACGGCGTGGTGAGAATGGACTTTCAGGAGGTAATGCGCACAAACATTTTTACAGTGCACAGGCTGAAAAACGACAACAAAAGGGACGAGTCGACAATTACTCTCACTGTAGCCAACGTATCGCAAGGCTATTTGATTGGTAGTAAGGCAACGTCAAATGTAAAGCTTTTGGAATTGCCCGAAGAGCCAGCGGGAGCGAGAATCAATTTCGAGGATGTATTCCTTCACCTTTCAGAATACGAAGTGAATGGGTACGCTGTTAATCTCAAGCTGACCAATCCTTTGACTGAAAAGGAAACGGTAACGCTTGTGATTGACGCACCCAACGGTCGCAATTATGGGACTCATTTCACTACTGCACCAGCAGCTGTTCAAAATATGATTGAGATAGAGGTTTTGCCCGGTGCAAGCGCTGTTCAGTTCATCATCTTTCCAGCCGATGATGCGTTGGTGCTAGGTACCTATGAGATGACCTTCAGCATTGATGCCACTACGGGCAGGCTTGAAAAAGGAGAGATTTTGCAGTTGGCTGTGCGAATAGAAGAAAATGATGAAGAACAAGCAGTTGAGGTGCACAGCATTGCTGAGCTTAGGGACTACTTCGATGAGTTTGATGGCGAATTTTGGATGTCGACTGACTATTTAATCGAGGGAGTGATCACGTCGGCAGACAACGTCATCGATGACAAAACAGCCTATATTCAGGATGAAACAGGTGGCATTATGTTGCGTTTCACCGGTAGGAACTTCCTGAAAACGGGCGATAGAGTTCGCATCAATCTTGTGAACGGATCTGGTAATAATTTCAATGGACAAAAGGGCATTGCCAATGTACATGATATGCTTGGCGTGGTGCTTCAGCACAACCAGACAGTAGCGCCCGAAGTAATTACTTTTGACCAACTCTATTCAGGAAACTATGAAGGAAAGAGGGTGACTATTACTGGTGTTAAGTTTAGAGATGCCGACGGGGCCAAGGCCTTTAATGGTACTTGGGCCATTGTTTCTGAGGCATCCGGTGCGTATGTTAATACCTATCCGAGGGC